The Planctomicrobium piriforme genome includes the window ATGACGTTCACATAGGCGCGAGAGGAAAGTTGGTTGGGGGTCGACTTGATGAGGGCGTCCCCCGCCAGACTGGCATGCACTCCGACGTACTTCAGCACCGAGATCGCCGCAACGACGCCCATGCCGGCAAGCAGCAGTTGCAGACTGTCGACCTTGATGGACTGGGTGACCAGAAAAATGAGACTGAAGAGCATCGAGACGGTCATGGCGAACCCGCCCAGCTGAGTGAGTGCCCGCACGCTGCGATCGAGCTGATCTTCCGTGACCTGATTGCGGACGAAGTCCAGAAACAGATCCCAGAGGACGGTTTGCTGCATGGGCTCCGTCGCGGACTGCTGATATCCCGAGCGTTGGCCTGCACCGAAGAGCCCGGAGTGGTCGCCGGCCGGGCTCCATTCCGTTTGCCCGTCGTGCCAGACCAGGTCGTGAGGTTCAAGCTGACCGTCACGGGCCAGCTTTTTCAGCTTCTTGAAAGAGATCGGGCCAGACTGGTTTCCGCTCTGTGAATAAAACCATTCCGTCGAGGGGGAATCGCTTTCGGCCACATCGGGAAATGGGGGGAGTCCGGCCGAGTCGGCACCGGCGCCAGCGGTCGCTTTCGCCTGTTCGAAGAGAGCGGTGAGGCGGCTGGCCGGTTCCCATTGGCGGCGGTCAGGCGAGATCTCATGATCGGGAAGCAACCGGCCCCGATCCCGCAGGGAACGCAACTGGTCGAGCTCGAACGGCCCCAGCACCTTGCCGTTGATCCGCACAAAATGCTTGCCTGCGACAGCCTCGGACATCTCGACCTCGGACGTTGACGTGTGCGGTGTTGGAACTTGGTAACAGCGTTGGCGTCGCTTATCGCCCGGCGACGCTCTGTGCGGGACGCTGAATGGCGAAGACGGGTCGGCCGGCGGCGAGAAACGATTGTCCGGCGGACTTCAACTGGGGTTTGCCTGCGGCGACTTCTCCGACGTTCCGCCACTGGCTGATGCTGCCGCCCGGTTCGACAAAGGTGATCTGCAACTGATATTGGCCTCCCTCAGGCGACCATTCTGTTTCACAGCTCCATTCGTCGCCGGGCTTCAGCCAGCCGACCATGACTGCTGGACTGCGGAGCCGGGCCGCAAAGGCTGTTCGGGCCTCATCGGCGGTACGCCAGGCGTCTTCCAGGTCGCGGAGCCGGCGAAACTGAGTCAGCACCTGAGCGGCTTCACTGGTCGCTTTCTTGCCTTCGGGATCGTCGGGGTTCATCCACCGCGCTAACGGATTGATCGCCGCCCCCTGTAACAGCTTGAGATGCGGGGCGAGTTGCTCGCGAAGAAAGACGTCGCCTTCGGACGAGGCTTCGAGGGTTCTCCTCAAAAGGTCGAACTTCAGGTAGGCGTTCAGTTCTTCCGAACTGAGAATCTGCATCGCCAGATCACGGCAGAACTCGTTCCATTGCTCGGGCGGCATTGTATTGAGGCGACCGTTCGCGAACTCGGCGATCTTGCTGGAAGGAGACGGGGTCGCTTCATGCGAGACCAGGTCTTCTTCCTTCACTCGTTTCTGGGTGTCGAAGTCGTCCTTCCCATAGCCGACGTAGTACTTGAAGTTGATGAGCTTGCCGGCGGGAATGACCATCGGTTCGGCGACGTAAAAGACGCGGCCGTCTTCGGTTTTCAAACACCACGATTTCGCGATCAGCGGATTGGAATAGACGCGGAGCAGCTTGTCTTTCAAACCGGGCGTCGCCCCGCCTGCAATCCCTTCCCGGGCGGTGAGCGCGTTGAGCTGCTCGAGATAGGTTTTGACGGCCGCGGCATCAGGAGCCCCCGCGCACGACTTGAGAAAGTCGTTGCACTCGGTGGTTCTGGCGGCGACTTCCATTGCGTCGCGCGGCCAGATCTCTGTCCAGCCGGACGTCGTCTTCGACCATTCCAGGGCCGCCCGCCAGAACTGCAGTTCTCCGGCGGTCTGGCGCAACTGGGCAGCGGTGCGGTCTTCGCCGAGTGCTTCGGCATAGGCGAGCAGTGCGTCGTGATACTGTTGTGTCGCGGCCGCGGGTTCTGCCTGATCGAGTTTAACGAACGCCCTCGACTTCAATTCGGCCTCGCGTTTGGCTCGCAGTTGGCCACCTTCGAGGAGTTTTTTCAGTTCCTGCTGACGTGCGGCCAGCAGTTTGATCTGGTTTCCGAATTCAGGCCGCAGTCCCTGGGCTTCCGCTTCCAGTCGCGCCACATCGGCGGCGATCCGATTGAGGGCGGTATTCAGGTTCTCGTCGAATTGTGACTTCTCAAGCTGACTGTCGATGTTCACCAATGAGGCGGTGACCGCCTGAATTCCCTCGCGAAGTGATTTCTCCCACGTCGCCATCATTTTGTTCTGACGGTTGTCCCAGTCGCGCCGCAATTCTTCCAGCGCCAGTTCTTCCTCTGGGGTCGAGACCAGGAGCTTAGCTCGGTCTAGAGCGGAAATGGCATCGCGATACTCGTGCGCTTCGCTGGCCGTTTTGAGTTCGCGCTGCAAGCGCTGACTGCGGTCGCGATCGGTTTGCTGTTCTGTTTCGAGTCGAGTCAGCAGCTCGGAAAGGCTGTCCCAATTCGAGATGTCGCTACGCTGTTCGAGGAGCTTTCGCGCGGCGTCGTACTGGCGTTTGTCGAGCAGTTGCTCGATCTGTTGTGCCAGCCGGCCCACGGCGGCCGTCTCCATCTGACGGGACACCAGCAGCGCCACAAAACCGACGACCAGCAGCAGCACGGCAATCGCCGATCCAAATTGCAGCCGATGCCTGCGCGATTGCGCGAGCAGCAAGGCGTCGCGACGATTGCGGTAGCGGATGACGAGCAGTTCCGGGAGTTCCCGATCGAGCCGGCGGACTTCGTGAGCCAGACGATCGAGTTCTTCGACCGTCGTCTCCCCTTCCAGTTCCCGATCGAACTGGGCGATCAGCTGGTCGTACTTCTTCTCCGCCGCTTCCCGGGCGTCTTCATCCTCGACCCAGCCGATGATCGGGGCCACTTGTTGCAGGAGTGCATCGCCTGGGGGAGCGGCGGCGCGTTTTTTGGCGTCGTTCCATTGTGCCCGCAACTTGCGAGCCTGGGCGAGATCGAGTTCGGAGAAGGCGGCTTCGAGTTGTTCGGCCAGCACATCGAGTTCGCGTCTCGCCGTACTCTTTGTGAGATCGGCAAGGGTTGCCCGGAGACTGTTGACGACTTTCGCAGGCGGCTTTTCGAGCCAGTCGGTACCGGCAAGGTCAGTTTGAAGCTGTCGCAACTGAGCCAGATCGCCGCTGCGCTGGGCTTCACGGGCAGCGGTCTGGATTTCGTTGAAGCGGGCTTTCTCGAATGTCCGGACGTCTTCATCCCAGCACGGAGTTTCCGGGTCAGCCAGAAGCAGTTCCCGCAACACCGCCAGCCGCATGCGGAGCGGCGCGCGAATGAGAGCCAGACGGCGATGCTTGGAAAGCAGCTTCTGAAGCGGCTGGTCGACGACCATGGCATCGTTGAGCTGTTCAACGACGCCGAGGGAGAGGAGTTCGCTTTTGGGGAGATCATAGATGGCGACGACGTCGAGCCATTGTTCGATCTCGGGGAGGTTCAGAATGTTGGCGACATCGACGAGGTTAGGCGGCCCTTCGGCCAGCTGAATCGCTTCCGACCGCAACCCGCGATCGAGATAGGTCGCGACCTTGCGAAGCTGGAGATTGACCTCACGGCAAGCGAGCGCATAATCCTGTGCCGCCTGTCGCAGACTCTCGGTGAGTTCACAATCCTCAGACTGCAACGCAAACCGAATCTCATCGACGATTTGTTGATAGTCGGTCATTGTGCTTTTTCCTGATCAATTGCAACCGCCGGGGATATCTTCAGGATCGGCACGGTCACTTTTGTGTCGCCGGAAGTAAAGGTGTAAGTCACTTGGAGGGAATCAATCGACGCGTTGTTGATTTGGTCACAAAGCGTCTCTCCTTCCTTGAAGAAAAAGCAGAGCTTCTCAATTTTTGCGGCCATATTTCTGAGAACCACAAGGTTGTCGGCCGGCCGACCAGTTGGAATCGGCGAATTGCCGCCACTTCCCTGGTTGTTGGCTGAAGCACGTTCAATTTCAATAATTCGTTCATTGATGCGATTTAGATTGCCCTGCATCGTTTGAGCATGTGTACGCTTTTCGATGGCCTGCCTCTTCACAGAAATCAGTTGCAGGAAGCCAAGATCGGGAGATTTCATAGGACGATCAATATCTGTGGAAATCGCTTTTTTTGAAACCTCCCAGATCTCGTTCAGAACTGATCCTTGGTTGAGCTTTGTGCATGTCAACAACATTTGGTTGCCTTCGTTGACGAGTTCAATTGTTGGTGAGAAGACAAGTGCTGACCCTGTTAACTGGCTTTCAATCCCTTTGGCTGCTTCAGACAATCGCAATTGGAAAATACCTGTTCCATCTAGCCGGACTTTACCCAACCATTTCTCTGACTTGCCCGAGGCGCTCAGGGTCACTGGAACTCCTTCGCACGAAACCTTCGAATCACCAAGCGAAAACGTTGCATCCGAAATCGCGACTTCCCCAAGGTCTCCGTCGATTTTTACCGGCAAGTGTAAATTGGCCGGGAGCACATTCGAAGCGAGAGGCACAGCGGGATTGTAAAGCATCGCCTGCCATGTATTAGTCGAACCGTTCTGGGTTACACGGCACACAATGAATGGCACATCGCTCCACTGGTATTTGTCAGTTTTCCTTATGTGAAGCGTCTTGTGCTGTGCATTTGCTTGCAAAACCACTTCAGCAAAGATCACCTCTTTTTCCACCTTGCCATCAATGGTTTGAATGACATTTTTGATCCGCGAAGTGCTTTGTGGAAGGTTTTCAACTTTTGCGACGGTAGTTCCGTCCGGAATCAAAACATCTAGTGCATACTCGAATTGAGGATCGAGTCGCAGTTCTTCAAAGAAATACTCGGAAGCCATTGCGTTGGGTGATGCGAATACATTGGTCCCGACGGGAGTCGTGGTAGGGATTAAAGCAGGTAGTGATTCGGCTTTAGATGTTTTGGTTTCATTCGTGCGACGTGCAGTTTCCATCGCTAATGCAGCATCTGTCCATTTTCTGAAGCTCTGGTCCAAATGATTTTGCAATACATCGATTCGAGAACCGAGTCGTCGAGGATGGAAATCCGCTCTGGCAAGCTGCACAGGCACGAGCTTTTCGGGTTCGACTTCCTTCGGCTCCTCATGCATTGGACCTGCCGGTTTCGTTCCAACAGGAGCAGGTTGGGTTGGTGTTGCTGTTCCAGGAGCATCGGATGGGTTGTACAGAAACACCGAGATTGTTGTCGTGACAATTACCGCTAGCACTAAAGTGACCAGCAAGAGAACGCTATAAGATCGCCGTCTCTTCGAGGTAGATGGGGGCATTCTGTCGCCAAGCATTGGTGGCGATCGTTTTTCCGGTTCGTTTCTTAAACGAATTGGCTGTTCATCGTGATCCGGCAACACAGGCGGCCTCGCCGCCGTCGGAAGCGGAGGGGCCGTTGGTGCCGCGGCGACGATTTCTGTCAAACGACCCGTGCGGGCGTAGTCGGTGTAGGGGCCGGGGGGTGGTGGGGGCATGGGTTGGCAGAGGTTCAGCCGCAAAGACTGCACCGATCGGCGGGACTCGTTCGCTTCGGGGGTATCGGCCAGAACGCAGCGCCAGTTGCAGACGCCGCCTTGCGGGAGCTTGGTGAAATAGGTGCTGAACGTCACCTCCCAGCGGCGCTCCGGCGGCAGCAGGGCGAGCGCTTCTGCGATCAATGGCAGCAGGTCCATGCCGGGTTCGAAGAGCAGATAGGCAGGCCGTTCGGGGTGCTTCAGGAAGTTCTCGGCCAGCACGCCGGCCCAGCCTGCATCGCCGGTCGCCTGTTGCCACGTGGTGCAGATTGCCGCCGGGGCATTGCCTTGCGGGACAGGCTGTTCGTGCGAAACGATTTTCAGCTCGCAGTCCCAACTGGTGCGCATGAAGCCGGGCTTCTGCAGCAGCCAGGCAGGCCCGCCGGCGGGACGTTCGGAGGGATCGATGATGACGTGATGCGCGAGCTTGTTGGTGCGCTGCGAGTAATCGAGCCCGTAGTCGGCAATGCGGGACAGAACGCTGCTGCGGCGACCTGCCAGGGGGAATTGCAGGTGCGAGTAGACGATGGGGTTCTGCTTCGCCCGCGAGTCGCCGGGAGGGAAGATGGGCCGGTAGCCGCTGAGTCCTTCGAGGGCGGTCGCAACAGGTGCGGACATGCCGGAGGAACTCAGCACGGTGCAAAAGCCGCGGCTGCCCGGTTTGAGACCTTTGGGAGCAGACGTGTAAAGGAGTTCCTGAATCATGCGGGCGGCCCTTTGGATTTCAGCACCGGAATCAGCCCGGGATGGCAGCGGTAGAGTGCGTAGAGAAAGGGGACCGTCACCCAGAAGGGACGCGCTTCGGCAGGCCGGATGTATGTTTGACCGTCGTTGCTGGCCTGATGCGTACACCAGCCGACGGCGCTCGCCGGGAGATAGATGACTTCTTTGGCGAAGCTTTCGGCGGCGGCGACAATATCGGGGCAGGCTTTCTGCATGAGCCGGCGGGAGAACTGGGCATAGCGTTCGATGCGGGGGATATCGAGCGCATGCATGCGGTTGCCATTGGCGCCTGAGGCGATGGGCTTCCAGGGTTCGCTGCGATCATCCTCCCCCAGAAACGACATCAGCAGATGCGACCAGGCGTCGTACTTCGTGAGGATGACGATCAGCGGTCGATTGTGTTTTTCCGTCTGACGCAATTTGGCGTAACGGCGAATCCGCGCGGCGGCTTCCTGCAGAATCGGTTCCTGTCGGGAGAGCCGGCTTTTGGAATCGGCATCGTGCATCACGCCGCGGCCTTCATCCATGTAGTTGCGAAACCGGGCGTCTTGCGTGGGGTCGAACGCAAAAAAGAGTGCCCGGGAAAGGGCCATGTGCCGGGTGACGGGACTGGAGACCGCATCTTTGCCGGGCTGGAAGGACTCGCCGGCGTTGTCGTACAGGCAGACGACGCGACCGAGCTGATCGACCTTCGCCTCGTTGGGATGGCCCGCCTGGGGTTGCATCGAAAAGAGAAAGGGGCGGGGATAACTGACCGTTTGCGTGCCGTAGGAGACGGTGTCGTAGAGTTCCCCCTGCTCTTCCGTTTTGCGGATGAGGCTGGCCAGCGAACACATTTCGTGAGCGCGGGGATTCAGGAACAGGGACTCTTCGTATTCGTTCAGGTGCTGATTGAGAACGGGGTCGGCATCGGCGAAGGAGGTGGCGAAGATCGCGGAGAGCGTCTGTCGCAATTGCCAGGTCATCGAAGCGAGAAAATAGGATTTGCCGCTGGCCGGGGCCCCGAAGATCGAGAGGAACAGCGGCGCGAGTTCGACCATCGAGCGGGGGACCGCGAGGTGGCACTTGGGACAGGCGAGCGAGTGACAGGCAAACCCGCGGGCGTCCATGGCTTCGCCGTCGACGGTGAAGCGCGTGGGGAGAAAACGCTGTTGTTCTTCCGGTCCTAGCAAAGGATCGCCCAGCAGGTCGGCATGTTCGGCAACCCAGAGCATGCGTTCCGCGGGAAAGGTTTCCCAGCAATGCGGACAGGTGACACGATTGAGCGAGCGCGGGAGAGTGGAGCCTTCAGTCATGTGTGCCATGGAAATCTCGATCTGACGGGCTCGGTGGGAAGTGAGTTCACTTCAGGAGGAGGGGTTGCGAACGGTCTGGCGGGCTTTGCCCCTGGCCGGAAATCTGACGGGCAATGGCATCGAGTTCGCCTTTGATCTCGCCTGCCAGCTGTTGGCTTTCGGGGTGCTGATCGGCTTCGACGAGGTTCCAGGCCTGACGGGCGTCGAGAAAGGCGGCGGCGTGATCTCCGGCGGCCTGCTTTCCTTTTGCCGCCTGGAGCAATCGTCGCGCACGACCGATTGCGGCGGCGGATTCGGCATTAGTTGTTGCGGCGGAGTCCGGGCTAGGCGGCGCCGGCGGGGGTGCAGACGGAATTGAAGGCGTGGCCTCGCCTGGAGGGGCGGGAGGCGCGATCGGTGGGGAAGGTGGTTCGCTTTGGAGGGCAGGCGGGGGCGAAGGTTCTGACACAGGAGGAGTCGGGACGGGGGGCGGAGCGGAGGGCGCGGCGGGACAGCCTGTCAGCGACAATGCCGCGATCAGTGCTAGAAATGCCGCTTCAAAAGTCCGCTGCCCGCTCGCCTGCATTGCGCAGTGCTGCCCTGATGAAAGAGAGAAAGTGTTGCCCGGCCCGATGAAGATGCCCGCGTCTTTAGAGTGACAGTTTGTTCAGTAAGCCAAGCGGATTCAAGTCTGTTCTGCCGCTTGTCATGAAATTCACACTTCTGAGTGTTTTTACGCAACTTGATAAATAGTAAACGCGACCCAAGGGACGCGATTGGCAGGCGTCGAGTGTGATGCTTATGGTCAGTACGAGGTGGCAATAACGGGCGACTGATCTGTTGCCAGGAATAGTTCCTAAGAGGCTGAGTTGCCGTATCACTTTTTATTTTTGGTTTGAAATCTCTCTGATCGCTTGTACATTGACGCTCGTCGAAACCTGTGTCGGGCTGACTGAGTTCGACAGCATTCCAGAGAGGATATTGCGGGCACCATGGGCCAGAAGATCACGTCGAAGAAGAAAAAGAAGCCGCAGCAGGAACGCTCGGTTGCGGTCTGGGCATTTTGTGGAATGGCATTTGGAACCGTGCTGCTGGGAAGTATGGGCCTGGTGCTCTTCAACTTCTCAGGGAATGATCGTGACGCCGAAGCTGACAAGGAGGCGAGTCCTCCCGCCGCTTCCATCACAGTGACCGCACCGGAAGCACCTCCTGCTTCTCCGCCGGCAATCGCTACCGCGGAACCTGCTGTACAGGCGACCCCAGCAGAGACGCCCAAAATGCCGGTCGTTGCCACTGCCAGTGTGCCATCGACCGCGCCCATGATGCCGGCTGCCGCGGCCGAGCAACCGGTCGCCATTCCGCTCAGCACGACTCCGCCAACAGCGAAGCCGGCCGACGCCCCACAGGTTCCAAAGCCGGGACAAAATGAAGGGCCAGGAACGGCTCAGAAAACTGAGGTGGAGACGGTTGTCGACGTTGGCCCGCTGGTGCCTCCGACGGCGACCAGGAAGTCGGCTGTCACCAATGATCAAGTCAAAGAGTTCGTAAAAAGCCTGCAGCGGCAGCGTAAGGCAAAAGACGCACTCGCATTGTTGACTGCGTATGCAGCCAACTACGAGTTCACCGACTGGCAGCAGGCAGAAATCCAGTCTGAAACAGCAACCTGGACGCCGCGTGCGGAGAAGGATTTGCGTCGTCTGGGAAAAGATTGGGTCAGTCTCGACGAATTGATTGCCGCACAGGACAAAGCGGAAGTGGCCTTTGATAACGCTCTGAATCAATTGAAATCGCAGAACTACAAGGGGTGTATCGATCTGCTGGCCGAATCCAGTCGCGCCAATCCAAACGGAATTCGCGCTGATTATCTCGCTGCGATGGTGCATTCCCTGCCAGTCTCCGGGCTTTATGATCCTGAAGAAGTCCAGAAGCATCTGAAAATTGTGTTACTGCGTTTTCCCGATCACCCAGCCGCATTAAACAGTCTGGCACTTGTTCAGATTAAGCAGGGCCAACATGCACCCGCGGTGACGAACTTCAAGCGAGCGGCGGAAATGTCGCAGCTTTGTCCCGAGGTCACCCACAACCTGGGCAGGTTTCTCTATCTCGTCGAAGACCGCCGCATTAATGCGGACAAAAGCGCGATCAAGAAATTCAAGGATCAATACGAAAAACTGATCGCCGAGCAGCGCGGAACGGGGATGGATCGAGGTGTGGGCTGGAAACACATCCTCCCCGTATTTGGCGTCGAGGAGCGCGAGTCGTCATCGAAACAACAGACGCCAGTTCCAACGCGCGGGGTTCCCGAGAATTTCTTTCTGAACGGTCGGGGAACTGGTTTCGCCATTCAAAAAGAGTACGTCATCACCAATCGGCATGTGGTGCATGACGAAGACCTCGGACTCTGCGACCAGGTAACCGTCCTTGATCCCCTTGATCCAACACGCACGCGGCAGTTGTCGGGCAAAGTGATCGCGGTGTCTGACTCCAGCGACTTGGCGCTGCTGCAGATCCCAGGACTGAAATCGAAACCGCTGCCGTTCCGCAAAGAGCCAGTGAAGCTGGCCACCGAAGTTGTGATTCTAGGATATCCCGAGCCGCGTCTCTTGAGCAACGGGCTGAAAGCCACGACGGGCATCGTTTCCGGCCTGCCTGATTCCTCAATTCCCGAAGTGGGGAGCTATCTGCTTTTCGACGCGACTTCGGGTCGAGGAAACAGCGGCGGCCCGGTGTGCGATCATCAAGGGCGAGTACTCGGCGTGCTCACGATGCTCCTCAATGGCGACAACATCAAGCTGACCGGCGGAGTTCCGGTCGACGAACTGGTGCGGTTCGCCAACTCGAACATCGAACTGCCAGCCGATGACGTCGAGACTCCCATCGCG containing:
- a CDS encoding GYF domain-containing protein — protein: MSEAVAGKHFVRINGKVLGPFELDQLRSLRDRGRLLPDHEISPDRRQWEPASRLTALFEQAKATAGAGADSAGLPPFPDVAESDSPSTEWFYSQSGNQSGPISFKKLKKLARDGQLEPHDLVWHDGQTEWSPAGDHSGLFGAGQRSGYQQSATEPMQQTVLWDLFLDFVRNQVTEDQLDRSVRALTQLGGFAMTVSMLFSLIFLVTQSIKVDSLQLLLAGMGVVAAISVLKYVGVHASLAGDALIKSTPNQLSSRAYVNVISVLLLFAGLSGAAELLYVGLRLNDILDKMLFFNAAAQILLVSLFAAYASLHPKWVNIDITPGARAGQEGVAILSFTLKLLMRLSSITLGVSGILGAVGFVMATVELYFVKDGLTNGWAWLFVGGMQTAIAGLFPFAAYLFLAVGSISLDVCQSIILLPNARRSE
- a CDS encoding AAA family ATPase, yielding MTDYQQIVDEIRFALQSEDCELTESLRQAAQDYALACREVNLQLRKVATYLDRGLRSEAIQLAEGPPNLVDVANILNLPEIEQWLDVVAIYDLPKSELLSLGVVEQLNDAMVVDQPLQKLLSKHRRLALIRAPLRMRLAVLRELLLADPETPCWDEDVRTFEKARFNEIQTAAREAQRSGDLAQLRQLQTDLAGTDWLEKPPAKVVNSLRATLADLTKSTARRELDVLAEQLEAAFSELDLAQARKLRAQWNDAKKRAAAPPGDALLQQVAPIIGWVEDEDAREAAEKKYDQLIAQFDRELEGETTVEELDRLAHEVRRLDRELPELLVIRYRNRRDALLLAQSRRHRLQFGSAIAVLLLVVGFVALLVSRQMETAAVGRLAQQIEQLLDKRQYDAARKLLEQRSDISNWDSLSELLTRLETEQQTDRDRSQRLQRELKTASEAHEYRDAISALDRAKLLVSTPEEELALEELRRDWDNRQNKMMATWEKSLREGIQAVTASLVNIDSQLEKSQFDENLNTALNRIAADVARLEAEAQGLRPEFGNQIKLLAARQQELKKLLEGGQLRAKREAELKSRAFVKLDQAEPAAATQQYHDALLAYAEALGEDRTAAQLRQTAGELQFWRAALEWSKTTSGWTEIWPRDAMEVAARTTECNDFLKSCAGAPDAAAVKTYLEQLNALTAREGIAGGATPGLKDKLLRVYSNPLIAKSWCLKTEDGRVFYVAEPMVIPAGKLINFKYYVGYGKDDFDTQKRVKEEDLVSHEATPSPSSKIAEFANGRLNTMPPEQWNEFCRDLAMQILSSEELNAYLKFDLLRRTLEASSEGDVFLREQLAPHLKLLQGAAINPLARWMNPDDPEGKKATSEAAQVLTQFRRLRDLEDAWRTADEARTAFAARLRSPAVMVGWLKPGDEWSCETEWSPEGGQYQLQITFVEPGGSISQWRNVGEVAAGKPQLKSAGQSFLAAGRPVFAIQRPAQSVAGR
- a CDS encoding GAP1-N2 domain-containing protein — encoded protein: MIQELLYTSAPKGLKPGSRGFCTVLSSSGMSAPVATALEGLSGYRPIFPPGDSRAKQNPIVYSHLQFPLAGRRSSVLSRIADYGLDYSQRTNKLAHHVIIDPSERPAGGPAWLLQKPGFMRTSWDCELKIVSHEQPVPQGNAPAAICTTWQQATGDAGWAGVLAENFLKHPERPAYLLFEPGMDLLPLIAEALALLPPERRWEVTFSTYFTKLPQGGVCNWRCVLADTPEANESRRSVQSLRLNLCQPMPPPPPGPYTDYARTGRLTEIVAAAPTAPPLPTAARPPVLPDHDEQPIRLRNEPEKRSPPMLGDRMPPSTSKRRRSYSVLLLVTLVLAVIVTTTISVFLYNPSDAPGTATPTQPAPVGTKPAGPMHEEPKEVEPEKLVPVQLARADFHPRRLGSRIDVLQNHLDQSFRKWTDAALAMETARRTNETKTSKAESLPALIPTTTPVGTNVFASPNAMASEYFFEELRLDPQFEYALDVLIPDGTTVAKVENLPQSTSRIKNVIQTIDGKVEKEVIFAEVVLQANAQHKTLHIRKTDKYQWSDVPFIVCRVTQNGSTNTWQAMLYNPAVPLASNVLPANLHLPVKIDGDLGEVAISDATFSLGDSKVSCEGVPVTLSASGKSEKWLGKVRLDGTGIFQLRLSEAAKGIESQLTGSALVFSPTIELVNEGNQMLLTCTKLNQGSVLNEIWEVSKKAISTDIDRPMKSPDLGFLQLISVKRQAIEKRTHAQTMQGNLNRINERIIEIERASANNQGSGGNSPIPTGRPADNLVVLRNMAAKIEKLCFFFKEGETLCDQINNASIDSLQVTYTFTSGDTKVTVPILKISPAVAIDQEKAQ
- a CDS encoding S1 family peptidase; the encoded protein is MGQKITSKKKKKPQQERSVAVWAFCGMAFGTVLLGSMGLVLFNFSGNDRDAEADKEASPPAASITVTAPEAPPASPPAIATAEPAVQATPAETPKMPVVATASVPSTAPMMPAAAAEQPVAIPLSTTPPTAKPADAPQVPKPGQNEGPGTAQKTEVETVVDVGPLVPPTATRKSAVTNDQVKEFVKSLQRQRKAKDALALLTAYAANYEFTDWQQAEIQSETATWTPRAEKDLRRLGKDWVSLDELIAAQDKAEVAFDNALNQLKSQNYKGCIDLLAESSRANPNGIRADYLAAMVHSLPVSGLYDPEEVQKHLKIVLLRFPDHPAALNSLALVQIKQGQHAPAVTNFKRAAEMSQLCPEVTHNLGRFLYLVEDRRINADKSAIKKFKDQYEKLIAEQRGTGMDRGVGWKHILPVFGVEERESSSKQQTPVPTRGVPENFFLNGRGTGFAIQKEYVITNRHVVHDEDLGLCDQVTVLDPLDPTRTRQLSGKVIAVSDSSDLALLQIPGLKSKPLPFRKEPVKLATEVVILGYPEPRLLSNGLKATTGIVSGLPDSSIPEVGSYLLFDATSGRGNSGGPVCDHQGRVLGVLTMLLNGDNIKLTGGVPVDELVRFANSNIELPADDVETPIAAPDLAGIVEVNAQSVLQISTYYRAGVSGIAKLESNGTDRLCYIDKTCPSCNGSGLYPCQAKGCTNGLQTEKSFVDQPVGEGNFRTTVRTPVFNRVDCPHCNRGFVDCQGCVNGIDRFLK